The Dendropsophus ebraccatus isolate aDenEbr1 chromosome 3, aDenEbr1.pat, whole genome shotgun sequence genomic interval ACGGCTCCGGTCTGTTACTAAGcaccgggctgaagcactggaggtgggcctgtggccccccagtgtgacaaaacccctcccctctgtgacgcggctccattgattctaatggagccatgtcacagaggggagggcagaacgtcacactgggggtaAACAggccgcttccagtgcttcagaccgTGACAGTGACTgttgaatagaccagcgccatgcgCAGGAACCAGGCCGTAGTTCACTGGACTGTGGCACCTGTATCTCCGTGGCGGCACAGGTTTATTGATCTTAAAGTAatttacctgctggtacattcgctttaaggttgcCTTTAAACGTACTGAGTCCGTTGCGagttcacgctgcaagtttcgcAGTGGAATCCACTGTGATACTAAGTACCATCAtagtctatggccctgcattctctTAGCGGATTTTCTTTCTGCTGCAAGAATCTAGTGACAGCCATGTTTAACTACTTAGCTGCTGTGGCATTAAAAATAATAACGAATGCATACCTGCCCACATTCCCCTGGGGCACTCCCGTCTGCTTCTCCAGCTCTCCAAtaactgacagcctgctcagccaattactgtgcTGTCCCACAGCAGCCAGTAATCAGCTGGGTGTGCCGACAGTGAGCTGGGACCTGGAGACTCAAGCAGGAGTGGTAAGCATTgactgtttattattttcaacGCATGGTAACTAAGTAGTTAAACAAGGCTGTCTGTCACTACATTCCCACAGTGGAaggaaaatctgctgtgagaatacAGTAATGTAAACTATAATGGTACTGAGTATCACAGAGGAATTCAATGCAAAACTTGCAGTGTGATGCAAACTCTGTATCTGTGAAGGAACCTTAAATCTAGTGATAACTGTATGTATGCAAAGGGCTGCTAGCATTGTGGTACAGAGGATAGAGGGAATGTTTCCCTATCTAGGCCCCAGCAATCTGGGGGGTATGCTGCCCCACTAAGGCCAGTCCTGTAAATATTTCTTCTTTTCTGCTATCCCATGCTCTAGTTCTCACTATGGTGAGTTACCATTATTTACATCTAAAACCAAGACAAATGGACTAATGTAGTAGACTAACAATATTTCCATCTTACTTTAACCAATGAAagttataatgtgtatatatgaaCAGACAGattaatctttctttttttttttccttctactcCTCAGAAACCCCAATCAGGTGACTGTAGTATTAGGAGCTCATTCTCTTCGTAGCAATGAAGCCTCCAGGCAAACATTTAGAATTTCTAGAGTTTTCGAGAATGGCTTTAACCCACAGACACTGGAAAATGATATCCTTATATTACAGGTGAGACGATGACAATAAGATAGAACGTCATTCTGTTGACTATTCCCAAACGTCGACTTAGGAATCTGCTTTTGGGTTTCTCTTGTTGATGCAGCTTGATAGGAGTGTAACTCTGAACTTAAGGGTTAATTTGATTGGACTACCTCGGGTCAATGAGACAGTCCCTGCTGGGACCCAATGCATCACTGCTGGATGGGGGCGATTGGGAACACGGGCAAGGATTCCAGACCGTCTTCAGGAGCTTAATGTGACAGTGACTAGAAGTGATATATGTCGCCCCAACAACATATGCACTGGAGTATTCATGCGGCAGGCTGGCATATGTTTTGTAAGTAACAAAAGACAAGTTAACTACAAAGAAAATCTACTCCTTTTAGCTTTCAATTTGGATCAGAgcttaaaattcataaaaatgtTTTGGTTATTGTTGTTAAGACCTTGCAGCCCACTAGTAGGTCACATACAGTGTATCCTATTtgtagcttaaggctatgttcacactctgtataagatcggtcgttccgtgacccgaccgggtgaCGAACGGCCGGTCTCGGAAAAGATaatcccggcaggtactgcagtaccggccagatgatctttagcgccgctgaatttggatgctgctgcacacaatagagcatgtGGCCggaagctccattgtgtgaacatgtcagtttctcgcggcgccgctaaggatcccggccggagtgtatactatgggggagatttatcaaacatggtgtaaagttaaactggctcagttgcccctagcaaccaatcagattccacttttcattcctcacagactctttggaaaatgaaaggtggaatctgattggttgctcggggcgactgagacagtttaactttacaccatgcttgataaatctccccctatgtgtatacactccgacctggattccctcagccttcagcacaacgtaagttccgtactaatcacagccgttgttgtaactgccgtgattactacgaaacttacgttgtgtgaacatagcttaacagATATTGTAACGAGACATAACTCTAGATGGTGCAGAACCTGCAGATGGACATGGGCTCAGATGAGAATACTGAATCTGCAGTGTTCATTGGTGCCATATGATTACCTCCATGACTTCTTCAATCTACAGTATGTCTCATCTCTGTAAAGTTTCAAGCCCAGACATTATCATCTCCTCACTTTTTGCAACAGACACTCAATCTCTAAGAAAAATTCTTCCTAGTGTCACTTCCTGAGTATTATACTGCCTTACATTGTACCCAcagaatataatactgtcacacactgcactctgaatataatactgacacACACTATATAACCTCCGACTCCCAGCACACAGCATGTCCAGAAGGACAAGAGCATCGAAggtataaaaatactttttttttttttttctttcatcttaCTGACAAGATGACAATTAAGCAACATTTCAACCTTTCGATCAAGATAAAGACTGAGGCTGAAACGTTTCTGTACTGTTATTTTATTGAAGATGGAGGAATAATGAGTATTTTTATCCTTCTGATGCTGTCATCCTTCTGTTTTGCTCTGTTTGTTTGACCACAGTTTGGATGAATCATTGCACCTTGCAGAAAGCTAGGTTGGCTGTAATGCTAAaagtgctgctgtttttttttatttttagcactTTTATTTTAGTGAAAGAGGAGATGTCTGCGCAGAGTACAGGAGGCCAGCCATACAAAGATCTCCTCTGTCCCTTGAATAACGTTGCTGATAAAAGAGCTGTGTGTTGCACCTTGTGCCCGAGGAGATgatcccccccacccaccccctatCCCGCCCCTGAGCTGAGCTTTATTGCTCCTAACCTAGTATGAGACAAATTGTTTAGCCATTACTGATTTCAATTGCAAACATTGTCAACCCAAGCTCAGTTTTGCCTTCCATTTATAGATGCAATTGAGGGCACCAACAATAATAGTGACATCTCACTGCCCCTATTAATATTGCCCTCATTACTGCTTCTGATTAGGAGTGCAATCTGTGttccctgtgtaatatagagcaaCAGGGAAGGCATGAAGATAGGCAGACTAATGAGTGGGAACTATGCACTCTTCACGCTTCATTGACCAGAAGACAAATGTTACAATCATCTACTAAGATATGTTCTCTCTAAATCATATTCTGTTGGCAATGGCtaaagtcttagggtcctattagacaaagcgattttttatttttactgattaacgataaactattgcGAATGAGTGCTTTTGGGAactacctgaaatcattcaccataatacatagAATGATAGTCGTTATTTATAATCGTGATAGTTGTATACTCTAGTTcagagcttctcaaactttttctactggagcctcacccaacagaccaaggcaatgcctgggcctcaccagactggtcaagaaggtgcctgggcctcactatctgtcgtgaaagtccatttaaaagctgagataatgctagggctagctttcacccgtctcccaagctctatatactaataaattaagtacaaaataaattaataattagagatgagtgaacctcgttcagcatttgattagcggtggctgctgaagttggataaagctctaaggttgtctggaaaatattgatactgccaatgactatatccatgttttccacatagccttagggctttatccaacttaagcagccaccgctaatcgatcgggttcggatcgactcgagcatgctagaggttctctcatcactatttataatgttgttaacccttaggcgaccctggacgtacccgagCGTTCAGAGCGGTGCCACGCGGCggccgcactctgaaccgccCCGATCCCGGGTGCCGGccgtagcccaggaccgcaggtattagcgggcatggtccgatcaccgtgcctgctaatacagtaatctgatgcagctgtcaaagttgacatctTCATCCAATTACCGagtgcagccgttccctggtgtctagtggggaggattgctcctccgggacgttgtccacacatcttaccccttccggggtcagtgccgtaatggcactgatcccggctcggcactcgattgcttccggctgcagtagCTGcaaatctatgcagcacagatctcaatgagagatcagtgcacttatactagaagtcccccaggggggcttctagtaaaagttaaaataaaagtgtggttattagtaaaaagccccctcccctaataaaagtcagaatcacccccttttcccaggttataaataaaaataaacaaataaataaacatgtttgctatcgccgcgtgcgtaattgcccaaaatattaattaatcacattcctgatctcgcacgctaaatggcgtaagcgcgaaaaaatccctaagtgcaaaattgcgcatttttggtcgcatcaaatccagaaaaaatgtaataaaaagcgatcaaaaagtcgtatatgcgcaatcaaggtaccgatataaagaacacatcatggcacaaaaaattacacctgacacagccccatagaccaaaggataaaagcgctataagcctgggaatggagcgatttttaggaacatatatctgttaacaatggtttgaattttttacaagccatcagataaaagaaaagttatacatgttacatatcgtcataatcgtaacgacttgaggaacatatataacaagtcagttttaccccagggcgaacggcgtaaaaacggaaaaaaaaacaaataaaagaaatgtgttttttttttcaatttcaccacactttgaaattttttttggtttcgcattgtactttatgcaaaaaattcagcctgtcattgcaaagtacaattagtgacgcaaaaaataaggtctcatgtgggtttctaggtgaaaaaatgcaagtgctatggccattta includes:
- the LOC138785916 gene encoding myeloblastin-like, with product MKSISSMDHLLIILVALWVCQVDGGTFRTQIVGGREAVPNSHPYIASLQLRRQHFCGGSLIAQQFLMTAAHCLSDINPNQVTVVLGAHSLRSNEASRQTFRISRVFENGFNPQTLENDILILQLDRSVTLNLRVNLIGLPRVNETVPAGTQCITAGWGRLGTRARIPDRLQELNVTVTRSDICRPNNICTGVFMRQAGICFGDSGGPLVCNGVIQGISSFIIQSCGSGVAPDFFSRVSLFRDFIDRSINS